The Myxococcus virescens genome includes the window GCGATGCCGGGCGCCTTCAACCTCGGTCAGGGGGATGCCTTCGCCATCAAGCACGAGGCTGGAGGCGCGCTGGAGTGGCTCGTCCAACGCGGCTCCGCCCAGGAAGACACCGGGCTCGGCGTCGCCCTTTCGCGGGACGGCCGCCACGTCTTTCTCGCGGGCGGGTCGATGGAGAAGCCCGACGTGAGCTTCGACATGCGCGTCGAGGTGCTGGACGCGCGGGAGGGGACGGGGCTCGAGACGCGGCGCCATGGGACGGACGGGCATGACCGGGCGGAGGCTGTCGCCGTCAGCGCGGATGGCTCCGTCGTGCTGGTGGGCGCCACGCTGGGTGGATTCGCCTCGCCGAACGCGGGCTCGTTCGACACCGTCCTCGCCCACCTCGACCCCACGCTGGGATTGACGTGGGCGCGGCAGCCGGCCACCCCCGACATCGACGCGGGGCTGAAGGTCGTCATCGCGCCGGACGGCTCCATCCTCATGCTGGCGCTCTCCTTCAGCGACCTGGTTACGGGCCGCGCGGAGAACGACGGCATCTCCTCCGCCTTCCTCCTCAAGTACGACCCGCTGGGGCGCCTGCACTGGGTCCAGCGCATCGGCTCCCCTCGTGAGCTCCACCGTGCGACTGGGCTCGCGGTGGACGGACACGGCGCCATCTACGTCGCCGGAGGGACCCACGGCGCCATGGACGGTCCCAACCAGGGAGGCCGGGACGCCTTCGTCGTGAAGTACGACGCCCACGGCACGCGCCTGTGGGCGCGACAGCTGGGCACCCCGGGCATGGACGAGGCCCATGCCGTCGCGCTCACCCGCGCGGGGGATGTCGTCATCGCTGGCTACACCACGGGCCGTCTCGGCGGAGCCCATGCCGGAGGCCAGGACGTCTTCGTCGCCCGCTTCAACAGCCGCGGGCAGCAGTAATCAACCAAGGAGCCGTTTCATGCACGGAAGAACTGGAAGGCGGAAGAGCTCGGTTTCGCAGCTGTTCGTCGCAGTGCTCGCCCTGACAATGGCGCTCCCCGCGAGCGCGGCGGATGGACTCGAGCTCAAGCCACGGCCACTGGCACGCAAGGGCGTGGTGGAGCTGCGGCGCAACGTGGAGATTCCGCGCGTCGTCGTGAAGTTCCACGAAGGCACCCGCGTTCGCCTGCGCGGAGAGCAGCTCGTCGCGTTGTCCGAGACGCGTGGCGCGCGCGAGCTGGGGCAGTTGAGCCAGCGGGGGCTGACGGGCTCGTCCGTGGCGGCGGACATGGCCACCGTGGCCTCGCTCGTCGCCGCCGACCCGCATGCACGCGGGCTGGGCCGGATGTTCACCGCCGACGAGAAGCTGCTCGACACGCGCAAGTTCGCGACGGAGACCCTCAGCGGTCAGGAGGTCGCCGACCTGAACCTCTACTTCGAGGTTCCCATCCGCCCCGGCACCACCTTCCAGCAGGTCAGGGACCTGGTGGAGAAACTCGACGCGCTGCCGAGCGTGGAGACCGCCTACGCGGAGCCCGCAGCGGAGCCCGCAGCGGTCAACTGGCCCAACTTCCTCACGCCGATGCTGCTGAAGGCCGGACCGAATCTCCAGGGTGAGCAGGGCTACCTGGGCGCCGCGCCCACCGGCATCGACGCGCACTACGCGTGGACGGTGGCGGGTGGCAGCGGGGCGAACGTCAAGGTCGTGGACGTGGAGGGCGGCTGGCGGACCACCCACGAGGACATGCCTGGCCTCTTCCACCAGGGGGGCACCCAGTTCAACGACCTGAGCTGGCGCAACCATGGCACCGCCGTGCTGGGTGAAATCGTGGGCGTGGCCAATGGCTTCGGCGTGACGGGTATCGCCCACGCCGCCCGGGCGGGCTACGAGGCCATCGGCGCCCAGAGCGCGGCCAGCGCCATCGCCAATGCCGCCGTCGCCGCGGGCGCTGGTGGCGTCGTCCTCATCGAGCTGCACCGCCTGGGGCCGCCCAACAGCACGCCCTGCACCTGCAACTTCGGTCAGTGCGACTACATCGCCATGGAGTACTGGCAGGCGGAGTTCGACGCCATCGTCCAGGCCACCTTGAATGGCGTCGTGGTCGTCGAGGCCGCGGGCAATGGCAGCTCCAACCTGGATGACGCCGCCTACAACAACGCCTTCAACCGCGACGTGCGCGACTCGGGCGCCATTGTCGTCGCGGCCGGCTCCTCGCAGGGCCGCGCGCCGATGTGCTGGACGAACTACGGAAGCCGCCCCGACGTCCACGGATGGGGCGAGAACGTCGTCACCCTGGGCTACGGCGATCGCTTCAATGGCGGCTCGGAGAACACCTATTACACCGCCACCTTCAGCGGGACCTCCAGCGCCTCGCCCATCATCACCGGCGCCGCCGCTTCCCTCCAGGGCGCGCTCCAGGCCCGCGGCCGGTTCCCGCTGAGCCCGCTGGCCTTGCGTGATGTGCTCTCCAGCACCGGCAGCGCCCAGGCCCCGGATGCCCGCCGCATCGGCCCCCGTCCCAACCTGCGCGCCGCGCTCAACCGCCTGGGCATCTTCTAGGCCCCGGCGCTCGTGAACCCCGCCCTGGGGTGAAGCACCGCTCCAGGGCACCGGCCCCTTGCCGAAGGGGCCGGGCCCCGGGCTGTTCCCTCTTCTTGGGCGTAGACCTCTTCAAGGACCTCAGATGCCACGTTCTCCAAGAAGCACGGCAGGGATTGGCGTGGGCGTCGCCTGTGTTGCCGCCGCGCTGCTCTTCGCGCTCTGGAACGGCGCGGGTCGGGCGCCAGCCCCGCCGCCAGAGGCACCACCTCCGGCCCCCTCCGTCACGGCGTCCGTTCCCCCCGCGCCACCCGCCGCGCAGCCCCTGGTGGAGCCGCCCGCGGAGGACGCCACGCCGGTGGTCATCTCCGAGCCGGCCGCGCCGGGCGAGGCCGTGGGGCAGCGCCGCCCGCGCTTCCGGGTGGACGACTTGAGGGATGAGATGATGGCCAGCAACCCCGACCTGGCCCAGTTCCGGACGCTGCAGCGCAAGGTGCTTCTCAAGCCAGAGGAGCGGGAGCAACTGCGCGGCATCTACAAGGACCGCGCACGGATTGAAGTGGCGCGGCGGGACCTGTTGGCTGAAAGCGAACAGACCTACAGCGACGACAATCAATTCCGCCGGATGTACCGGGTCGAGTATCTGGGGATGGCGCTCGAATGGAAGGACAATCCCGAGCGAGCGCATCTGCTCGATACCGTCGAATCGCTCGTGATGGCACGCAACATCCGCTCCACCCAGGACCTGGACGTGCGGCGCTCGCTGTCGGGAGACAAGGTGGAGATGATGATGATTCTCCTCCACAACGACCGGGCCCGAGCGGAGCAGTTGCTGGCGCAGTCCCGAGGCACCCCATACGAACCCCTGCTCGAGTACGCCCGCGTCAGGTTTGACGCGCTCTGGGCGCTCGCGCGTCAACAGCAGACATCGAATCCCTGAGGTCGCTCCACCATGTCCAGCATCCCGCGTTGCTCCATCCTCGTAGGTCTCCTATCGCTCGGTTGTGGCTGTCACGCGTCGTCCTCCGAACCGGGCGCGGTCGAGCCCATCCTCAACCAACTCCAGACGGACGGTTGCGGGAACCCTCTCACGGGGGAGGTGCTCGTTCAGTTCGGGTCGGAAGCGGACGACCAGGCGGTGGCGCTCGGGCGTGACGCCGAAGGCAACGTCTACCTCGCGGGCAACACGGGCGGTGCCTTCGGAGAGCCGGGAGAGCAGGGGGGCGGGCAGGATGTCTTCCTGGCGAAGCTCTCCTCGCTCCTGCAGTTCAACTGGGTTCACCAGTTCGGCTCGCCGGGCGAGGACTCCGCTCGGGACCTGGTCGTCACGAGCGAGGGACAGGCGCACGTCGTCGGCATCACGCAAGACTCGCTCCCGGGGCAGTTCTCCGCGGGTGGCGCGGACGTCTTCGTGGCCCGGTATGACAGCCAGGGGCATCGCTCCTGGCTCGTCCAGCACGGCACACGGGAGGAGGACTACGGCCTCTCCGCGGCGCTCCGGCCGAACGGACGGATTGGCATCGCGGGGGCCACGCTGGAGGCGCCGGCCAATGGCTTCGACGTCACGCTGCTCCAGATTGACGACCAGGGCCAGCAGGCCCAAAGGGATGTCTTCGGCTCCATGAACCAGGCCCATGACCGCGGCGAGGGAATCGCCGTGTCACCGAACGGGAGGACCTGGGTCGTCGGCTCGACCCAGGGCCGCCTGGCCGCTCAACCCAAGGGCTCCACGGACCTCTTCATCCGCCAGTTCGACGGTGCTCAGAACCTGGAGTGGACCGTCCAGGTGGGAACGCCAGACATCGACGCGGCCATCGCGGTCGCCCAGGACGGGAACGATCGCATCTACGTGCTCGCGATCTCCTACAGTGACCTGACCCAGCCCAACGCCTTCGAGAACGACGGCATCCCCAACGCCTTCCTGATGCGCTACTCGACGTCGGGAGAGCACAAGTGGACGCGCCGCATCGGGCCGGCAAGCCACCTGAGCCTGGCCACCGGGCTCACCGTCGACAGCGCGGGCCACGCCTATGTCGCGGGCTGGACGGCCGGTGCGATGACGGACACGCCCAACCAGGGCGGGCTCGATGCGTTCGTCGCCCGGTTCGACAGGTCGGGCACCCAGGACCGCGCCTGGCAGTGGGGGACGGACGCGGACGACCAGTTGCGCGATGTGGTGATGACCAGCTCAGGAATGGCTCTGGGGTGGGGAACGACCCGAGGAAACCTGGGGGCACCCAACCAGGGCGGACAGGACGTGTTCGTCGTCCAGTTCGCGACGAGCCCGTAGCAGGCCGTTCTTCAACCAACCATCAGGGGGTAAGACATGAAGAAGACCATCTTCGCGGTCATCAGTTCGCTGACGATGTCGTCGTCAGCCTTCGCTGCGTGGGCGCCCAACGAATATCGATGCACGTTCGACCAGCTCACCGCGGATCAGGCCGAGGGCCGCCAGCGCTGGGCGAAGCGCTGGCAGCAGCAGAACCCCTACAACATCACGACGTGGGGAGGCCTGGACCATAACTACTGGCACTCGAGCTACACGCTGGAGGCCAACCAGGCCGTGGCCCTGGGCTATTGGCTGTACCCCGTCTACGTGGACCCAGACAACATGTACACGCCCTGGAAGGGACCGGGCGCGTATGGGACCGCGACGGCGTCGTACACGGGCTCGCAAATCCAGACTTCCGTTCCCTATACCTTCAAGCCCGCGAACATCCAGATGGATGGCGTGTGCGAGCCGGGTTGCTACACGCCGGACCAGAAAATCCTCCTGTCCGACGGCGCCATGGGCATCCGCGAGGCCCTGGAGTCCGGGCGGACGGACCTGGTGACGCTCTCGCCCGAGGCGTCGTTCTCCGCTGTCGAACTCCTGGACAACAAGGTCGAGCACTACACGCTGGACCGTGACGCCACGAAGCAGGAAATCCTCACCTTCCGCACCCGCTCCGGCGGAGCGCTGCGTGTCACCACCGAGCACCCCCTCGTCACGCCGGATGGCACGCTCAAGCGCGCCCGTGAACTCGGGGTGGGTGACAGCCTCGTGGACCGCCATGGCCAGGCGGACGAAATCGTCTCCCTGGACACGAAGTGGGAGTACACCCGCGCCTACAACGTGCGGCCGGTGACGACGGACCTCACGTCCAACATCATCATCGCCCAGGGCTACCTCAATGGCTCGCAGCGCTTCCAGAGCGAGTACGTCGACGAGATGAACCGGATGATTCTGCGCAGCAACGTGCCGGAAGTCCTCGTCCCCGCGGGCGAGTAGCCGCGGCCCGGTCGCCGGAGCGTTGGTCCTGTCGCTCCGGTGGCCCTCTGTTCACAAACCCTGTCCCCAGCCATCCGGTCCCGCCTGCTTCTGGCGGGCACCGGATTTTGTCGTGTCCACAGCAGGAGTTCAACGAGAGCAAATCATGACAATGTCATCATTGATGAAAGACAGACGCACCCTGGGACTGGCCGTCCTCACCGCCTTCTGCGGCTCGCTCGGAGCCGCGAGCGCGGCTCCAGCCGGCGGGCCTGGGGGGAGGGAGGAGGAACTCGTCATGGTCGAGGAGTTCCCCGATGACGGCGGTGGCGGTGGTGGTGGTGGCGGCGGTGGCTGGTTCCCCGTGAACTACCGGTGCTCGAATGACCTGGTCAACGCGGACCAGGCGGAGGGGCGCCAGAAGTGGGCGAAGCGCTATCAGCAACAAAACCCCTATGGCGCCACGGCATGGGGCGGGCTGGACATGCGCTTCTGGAATTCTTCCTACTCCATGGAGGCGTTCAACGCGGCGGCGGCGGGTTACTGGCTGTACCCCGTCTACGTGGACCCCAACAACATGTACGCGCCTTGGAAGGGACCGGGTGCGTCTGGGACGCCGACGGCGTCGTACACGGGCGCGCAAATCCAGAACAACGTCCCCTATACCTTCAAACCCGCGCACATC containing:
- a CDS encoding S8 family peptidase translates to MLALTMALPASAADGLELKPRPLARKGVVELRRNVEIPRVVVKFHEGTRVRLRGEQLVALSETRGARELGQLSQRGLTGSSVAADMATVASLVAADPHARGLGRMFTADEKLLDTRKFATETLSGQEVADLNLYFEVPIRPGTTFQQVRDLVEKLDALPSVETAYAEPAAEPAAVNWPNFLTPMLLKAGPNLQGEQGYLGAAPTGIDAHYAWTVAGGSGANVKVVDVEGGWRTTHEDMPGLFHQGGTQFNDLSWRNHGTAVLGEIVGVANGFGVTGIAHAARAGYEAIGAQSAASAIANAAVAAGAGGVVLIELHRLGPPNSTPCTCNFGQCDYIAMEYWQAEFDAIVQATLNGVVVVEAAGNGSSNLDDAAYNNAFNRDVRDSGAIVVAAGSSQGRAPMCWTNYGSRPDVHGWGENVVTLGYGDRFNGGSENTYYTATFSGTSSASPIITGAAASLQGALQARGRFPLSPLALRDVLSSTGSAQAPDARRIGPRPNLRAALNRLGIF
- a CDS encoding Hint domain-containing protein, which encodes MKKTIFAVISSLTMSSSAFAAWAPNEYRCTFDQLTADQAEGRQRWAKRWQQQNPYNITTWGGLDHNYWHSSYTLEANQAVALGYWLYPVYVDPDNMYTPWKGPGAYGTATASYTGSQIQTSVPYTFKPANIQMDGVCEPGCYTPDQKILLSDGAMGIREALESGRTDLVTLSPEASFSAVELLDNKVEHYTLDRDATKQEILTFRTRSGGALRVTTEHPLVTPDGTLKRARELGVGDSLVDRHGQADEIVSLDTKWEYTRAYNVRPVTTDLTSNIIIAQGYLNGSQRFQSEYVDEMNRMILRSNVPEVLVPAGE